One part of the Neoarius graeffei isolate fNeoGra1 chromosome 2, fNeoGra1.pri, whole genome shotgun sequence genome encodes these proteins:
- the LOC132868626 gene encoding piggyBac transposable element-derived protein 4-like has protein sequence MSARYNVEQTLELIFSDVQQVSDSEEEVEEVSEEEDGEEYNPEHHESSSEEDIPEAEREIFLSKNSNIAWSSAAYAPDGKVAEQNIIRMTPGPTRYAVSNTHDLVSTFHLFITPAIEKIILEMTNLEGFRKYGDSWKRMDETDLHAYLGLLILAGVYRSCGEAAASLWDAENGRPIFRATMPLKLFYTYSRMLRFDNRESRPARRVADKLAAIREVWDKWVERLPYLYNSGPDVTVDEQLVPFRGRCPFRQYMPSKPARYGIKLWVACDAKSSYAWKMQVYTGKPTSGGPEKNQGMRVVLDMTEGLRGHNVTCDNFFTSYELGQQLLKRKITMAGTVRKNKPELPPALLASKEREVFSSKFAFTPTTTLVSYLPKKNKNVVLLSTLHRDASISDRADRKPAIILDYNSNKGGVDNLDKVVGTYSCRRMMAHWPLVIFHNIIDVSSYNAFVIWREINPNWMPHKQNKRRVFLEQLGKALVTPLIERRKHVPRTDASAAVVKGIQTSRFPHPPDDPATTATAPAGANKRKRCQFCPPKKDCKTHTVCCRCQKYICKSHAFAYCPTCAK, from the exons ATGAGTGCACGGTATAATGTTGAACAGACACTCGAGCTAATTTTTTCAGATGTCCAACAAGTTTCTGATTCAGAAGAGGAAGTGGAAGAGGTCTCAGAAGAAGAAGATGGAGAGGAATACAACCCAGAGCATCATGAATCATCTTCAGAAGAAGACATCCCTGAAGCGGAAAGGGAGATTTTCCTTTCAAAAAACAGCAATATAGCATGGTCCTCGGCAGCGTATGCCCCAGATGGCAAGGTGGCAGAGCAAAATATCATAAGGATGACCCCAGGACCCACAAGATATGCTGTTTCAAATACCCATGACCTTGTCTCAACGTTCCACTTGTTTATCACACCAGCAATTGAAAAAATTATCCTGGAGATGACAAATCTGGAGGGTTTTCGCAAATATGGAGACAGCTGGAAACGGATGGATGAGACTGACTTGCATGCCTACTTAGGGCTGCTAATCTTAGCAGGAGTATACAGGTCCTGTGGTGAGGCTGCAGCAAGTCTATGGGATGCAGAGAATGGAAGGCCAATTTTCCGTGCCACAATGCCACTCAAGCTCTTCTACACCTACTCAAGAATGCTACGATTTGATAACCGTGAGTCAAGACCTGCAAGACGTGTGGCTGACAAACTTGCTGCAATAAGAGAGGTCTGGGACAAGTGGGTGGAGCGGCTTCCCTACCTCTACAACTCAGGGCCTGATGTAACAGTGGATGAGCAACTGGTTCCATTCAGAG GTCGTTGTCCCTTCCGGCAGTATATGCCCAGCAAGCCAGCAAGATATGGGATCAAGTTATGGGTGGCTTGTGATGCCAAATCGAGCTACGCTTGGAAGATGCAAGTCTACACTGGGAAGCCGACCAGTGGAGGCCCAGAGAAGAACCAGGGGATGCGAGTTGTCCTTGATATGACAGAGGGACTGAGGGGTCACAATGTCACATGTGACAATTTCTTTACCTCCTATGAACTCGGACAGCAGCTCCTGAAACGGAAGATCACCATGGCTGGCACAGTTCGGAAGAATAAGCCTGAGCTCCCGCCTGCACTGCTTGCATCAAAGGAGAGAGAGGTCTTCTCATCAAAGTTTGCCTTCACACCCACCACCACTCTAGTGTCCtacctcccaaagaaaaacaagaatGTCGTACTTCTGAGCACACTGCACAGAGATGCTTCCATTAGTGACCGTGCGGACAggaagccagccattatcctcgaCTACAACAGCAACAAAGGAGGTGTGGACAACTTAGATAAGGTGGTTGGAACATACAGCTGCAGAAGGATGATGGCCCACTGGCCCCTGGTCATTTTCCATAACATCATTGATGTTTCCTCCTACAATGCCTTTGTGATATGGAGAGAGATCAACCCTAACTGGATGCCTCATAAGCAGAACAAGAGGAGGGTCTTTCTGGAGCAGTTAGGAAAGGCACTTGTAACTCCACTAATTGAAAGAAGGAAGCATGTCCCCCGTACAGACGCCTCCGCAGCAGTTGTGAAAGGTATTCAAACCTCCAGATTTCCTCATCCACCTGACGATCCAGCTACCACAGCCACTGCCCCAGCTGGAGCAAATAAGAGGAAGAGATGTCAGTTCTGCCCTCCAAAGAAGGACTGTAAAACACATACTGTGTGCTGCAGGTGTCAGAAATATATCTGCAAAAGCCATGCATTTGCATATTGCCCTACATGTGCTAAATAG